The Anas acuta chromosome 7, bAnaAcu1.1, whole genome shotgun sequence genome has a window encoding:
- the SMC3 gene encoding structural maintenance of chromosomes protein 3 has product MYIKQVIIQGFRSYRDQTIVDPFSSKHNVIVGRNGSGKSNFFYAIQFVLSDEFSHLRPEQRLALLHEGTGPRVISAFVEIIFDNSDNRLPIDKEEVSLRRVIGAKKDQYFLDKKMVTKNDVMNLLESAGFSRSNPYYIVKQGKINQMATAPDSQRLKLLREVAGTRVYDERKEESISLMKETEGKREKINELLKYIEERLHTLEEEKEELAQYQKWDKMRRALEYTIYNQELNETRAKLDELSAKRETSGEKSRQLRDAQQDARDKMEEIERQVRELKTKISAMKEEKEQLSAERQEQIKQRTKLELKAKDLQDELAGNSEQRKRLLKERQKLLEKIEEKQKELAETEPKFNSVKEKEERGIARLAQATQERTDLYAKQGRGSQFTSKEERDKWIKKELKSLDQAINDKKRQIAAIHKDLEDTEANKEKNLEQYSKLDQDLNEVKARVEELDRKYYEVKNKKDELQSERNYLWREENAEQQALAAKREDLEKKQQLLRAATGKAILNGIDSINKVLEHFRRKGINQHVLNGYHGIVMNNFECEPAFYTCVEVTAGNRLFYHIVDSDEVSTKILMEFNKMNLPGEVTFLPLNKLDVRDTAYPETNDAIPMISKLRYNPRFDKAFKHVFGKTLICRSMEVSTQLARAFTMDCITLEGDQVSHRGALTGGYYDTRKSRLELQKDVRKAEEELGELEAKLNENLRRNIERINNEIDQLMNQMQQIETQQRKFKASRDSILSEMKMLKEKRQQSEKTFMPKQRSLQSLEASLHAMESTRESLKAELGTDLLSQLSLEDQKRVDALNDEIRQLQQENRQLLNERIKLEGIITRVETYLNENLRKRLDQVEQELNELRETEGGTVLTATTSELEAINKRVKDTLARSDDLDNSIDKTEAGIKELQKSMERWKNMEKEHMDAINHDTKELEKMTNRQGMLLKKKEECMKKIRELGSLPQEAFEKYQTLSLKQLFRKLEQCNTELKKYSHVNKKALDQFVNFSEQKEKLIKRQEELDRGYKSIMELMNVLELRKYEAIQLTFKQVSKNFSEVFQKLVPGGKATLVMKKGDVEGSQSQDEGEGSTESERGSGSQSSVPSVDQFTGVGIRVSFTGKQGEMREMQQLSGGQKSLVALALIFAIQKCDPAPFYLFDEIDQALDAQHRKAVSDMIMELAEHAQFITTTFRPELLESADKFYGVKFRNKVSHIDVITAEMAKDFVEDDTTHG; this is encoded by the exons ATGTATATCAAGCAG GTAATCATTCAAGGCTTTCGAAGCTACAGGGACCAAACCATTGTGGATCCATTCAGCTCAAAACATAACGTCATTG TGGGAAGAAATGGATCTGGAAAAAGCAACTTCTTTTATG caaTTCAGTTTGTCCTCAGTGATGAATTCAGTCATCTTCGCCCAGAGCAGAGATTGGCTTTGTTGCAT GAAGGTACGGGCCCTCGtgttatttcagcttttgtgGAAATTATATTTGACAATTCGGACAACAGGTTACCG atTGATAAAGAGGAAGTCTCACTTCGCAGAGTCATTGGAGCCAAGAAGGACCAGTATTTCTTAGACAAGAAAATGGTGAC gaaaaatgatGTAATGAATCTTCTGGAAAGTGCTGGATTTTCTCGCAGTAACCCATACTATATTGTCAAACAAGGAAAG ATCAACCAGATGGCCACAGCTCCTGACTCTCAAAGACTGAAGTTACTAAGAGAAGTAGCTGGTACCAGAGTGTACGATGAACGTAAAGAAGAAAGTATTTCACTAATGAAAGAAACAG AGGGTAAGCGAGAGAAGATCAATGAGTTGTTGAAATACATTGAAGAACGACTTCATACCCTcgaagaggagaaggaagagttGGCTCAGTACCAGAAATGGGATAAAATGAGGAGAGCATTAGAATACACAATTTATAATCAGGAGCTTAATGAAACCCGAGCTAAGCTTGATgag ctttcTGCCAAGAGAGAGACAAGTGGAGAGAAGTCCAGGCAGCTGAGAGATGCACAGCAAGATGCTAGAGATAAAATGGAG GAAATAGAACGGCAAGTTCGTGAGCTGAAGACAAAGATTTCTGCaatgaaagaagagaaggaacaacTTAGTGCTGAAAGACAGGAGCAGATTAAACAGAGGACTAAACTAGAGCTTAAGGCTAAAGACCTGCAGGATGAATTAGCTGGCAACAGTGAACAAAGG AAAAGACTGTTAAAAGAGAGGCAAAAGCTTCTTGAGAAAAttgaggagaaacagaaagaattagCAGAAACGGAGCCAAAATTCAAcagtgtaaaagaaaaagaagagagaggaattGCTAG actTGCACAGGCCACGCAGGAAAGAACAGATCTTTATGCAAAACAAGGTCGGGGAAGCCAGTTCACATCCAAAGAAGAAAGGGATAAATGGATAAAGAAAGAACTGAAGTCTCTAGATCAAGCCATCAATGACAAGAAGCGGCAGATTGCAGCTATACACAAGGATTTGGAGGATACAGAGgcaaataaggagaaaaatctgGAACAGTACAGT AAACTGGACCAGGATCTTAATGAAGTGAAGGCTCGTGTTGAAGAACTGGACAGAAAGTACtatgaagtgaaaaataaaaaggatgaaCTACAGAGCGAAAGAAA TTATCTATGGAGAGAGGAGAACGCAGAGCAACAAGCTCTTGCTGCAAAGCGGGAGGacttagaaaagaaacagcagctccTCAGAGCAGCAACAGGAAAG GCCATTTTAAATGGTATAGACAGCATAAACAAGGTTTTGGAGCACTTCCGTCGAAAAGGCATAAACCAGCATGTTCTAAACGGCTATCATGGCATTGTGATGAACAACTTTGAATGTGAACCAGCTTTCTACACTTGTGTTGAAGTTACAGCAGGGAACAG GTTGTTCTATCACATTGTGGATTCTGATGAAGTCAGTACAaaaattttaatggaatttaACAAAATGAACCTTCCTGGAGAAGTTACTTTCCTCCCTTTGAACAAGCTGGATGTTCGAGATACTGCTTATCCTGAGACTAAT GATGCCATTCCTATGATCAGTAAACTGAGATACAATCCAAGATTTGACAAAGCTTTCAAACATGTATTTGGAAAGACTCTAATTTGCCGTAGCATGGAAGTATCTACCCAGCTGGCCAGAGCTTTTACCATGGACTGTATTACTCTGGAAG GTGATCAAGTCAGCCATCGTGGTGCTTTGACTGGAGGTTATTATGACACAAGAAAGTCTCGGCTAGAATTACAAAAAGATGTTagaaaggcagaagaagaaCTTGGTGAACTTGAAGCAAAACTCAACGAAAACTTGCGCAGGAACATTGAAA GGATTAATAATGAAATTGACCAGCTGATGAACCAAATGCAGCAAATTGAGACGCAGCAGAGAAAGTTCAAAGCCTCTCGAGACAGTATTttgtcagaaatgaaaatgctgaaggaGAAGAGGCAGCAGTCTGAAAAGACATTTATGCCTAAG CAACGCAGTTTACAGAGCTTGGAGGCAAGTTTACACGCTATGGAATCAACTAGAGAATCACTAAAAGCAGAACTGGGAACGGATTTGTTGTCTCAACTCAGTCTTGAAGATCAGAAACGTGTGGATGCTCTTAATGATGAAATTCGACAGCTACAGCAA GAaaacagacagcttttgaatGAGAGGATTAAACTAGAAGGCATTATCACAAGAGTTGAAACATATCTCAATGAAAATCTGAGAAAACGCTTAGACCAAGTGGAACAA GAACTGAATGAACTACGAGAAACAGAAGGTGGCACAGTTCTTACAGCCACAACATCAGAACTTGAGGCTATCAACAAACGAGTGAAAGATACACTGGCACGGTCAGATG ATCTGGATAATTCCATTGACAAGACAGAAGCAGGAATTAAAGAGCTGCAAAAGAGCATGGAGCGCTGGAAGAACATGGAAAAGGAGCATATGGATGCCATTAACCATGACACAAAAGAACTTGAGAAAATGACAAACAGGCAAGGCATGCTCCtcaaaaagaaggaagaatgcATGAAGAAAATCCGAGAACTGGGTTCACTTCCACAGGAGGCTTTTGAAAAGTATCAAACTCTAAGTTTAAAGCAG TTATTCCGCAAACTGGAGCAGTGCAATACAGAACTGAAGAAGTACAGTCATGTTAATAAAAAAGCTTTAGACCAGTTTGTAAATTTCTcggagcagaaggaaaaactgaTAAAAAGACAAGAGGAACTGGACAGGGGCTACAAATCCATCATGGAGCTGATGAATGTGCTTGAGCTTAGGAAATATGAGGCTATTCAACTGACTTTCAAACAG GTGTCAAAAAATTTCAGTGAAGTATTCCAGAAGTTAGTCCCTGGTGGCAAGGCCACATTAGTGATGAAGAAAGGAGATGTGGAAGGCAGTCAGTCCCAGGATGAAGGCGAAGGCAGTACGGAGAGTGAAAGGGGATCTGGATCACAGAGCAGTGTTCCGTCTGTAGATCAGTTCACTGGAGTTGGCATAAGG GTATCGTTCACAGGGAAGCAGGGTGAAATGAGAGAAATGCAACAACTTTCAGGTGGACAGAAATCCCTAGTAGCTCTAGCTCTGATATTTGCTATCCAGAAATGTGATCCTGCTCCATTTTACTTGTTTGATGAAATCGACCAAGCCCTGGATGCtcagcacagaaaagctgtttcag ATATGATTATGGAACTAGCTGAACATGCTCAGTTTATTACAACAACTTTTAGGCCCGAACTGCTAGAGTCAGCTGACAAGTTCTATGGTGTGAAATTCAGAAACAAG GTTAGTCATATTGATGTGATCACAGCAGAAATGGCCAAAGACTTTGTAGAAGATGACACCACACATGGTTAA